A genome region from Gadus chalcogrammus isolate NIFS_2021 chromosome 7, NIFS_Gcha_1.0, whole genome shotgun sequence includes the following:
- the h3f3c gene encoding H3 histone, family 3C, translating to MARTKQTARKSTGGKAPRKQLATKAARKSAPSTGGVKKPHRYRPGTVALREIRRYQKSTELLIRKLPFQRLVREIAQDFKTDLRFQSAAIGALQEASEAYLVGLFEDTNLCAIHAKRVTIMPKDIQLARRIRGERA from the exons ATGGCCCGTACCAAGCAGACCGCTCGTAAGTCCACTGGAGGAAAGGCTCCACGTAAGCAGCTGGCCACCAAGGCGGCCCGTAAGAGCGCCCCCTCCACCGGCGGCGTCAAGAAGCCCCATCGTTACAG GCCCGGCACCGTGGCCCTGCGTGAGATCCGTCGCTACCAGAAGTCCACCGAGCTGCTGATCCGCAAGCTGCCCTTCCAGCGCCTGGTGAGGGAGATCGCCCAGGACTTCAAGACCGACCTGCGCTTCCAGAGTGCGGCCATCGGGGCCCTGCAG GAGGCCAGCGAGGCCTACCTGGTGGGTCTGTTCGAGGACACCAACCTGTGCGCCATCCACGCCAAGCGTGTCACCATCATGCCCAAAGACATCCAGCTGGCCCGCCGTATCCGCGGGGAGCGCGCCTAG